In the Shewanella sp. OMA3-2 genome, one interval contains:
- a CDS encoding CoA transferase subunit A: MSGFNKVVNSYTEALSGLEDGMTVIAGGFGLCGIPENLIKEIKRMGTKNLTVVSNNCGTTDYGLGLLLFDKQIKKMIASYVGENANFEAQMLSGELEVELTPQGTLAEKMRAAGAGIPAFYTATGFGTDVAIGKDVKEFKGKSYILEESIKGDFSIVKAWKADTFGNLVFRKTARNFNPLAATAGKITVVEVEIIVQPGELHPDEIHTPGIYVDRLIQGTFEKRIEQVTTRPAAIKVEV; this comes from the coding sequence ATGTCTGGATTTAATAAAGTCGTTAACAGCTATACTGAGGCATTATCAGGTCTTGAAGATGGTATGACGGTTATTGCTGGTGGGTTTGGATTATGTGGCATTCCTGAAAACCTCATTAAAGAAATTAAAAGAATGGGCACCAAAAATCTGACCGTAGTATCCAATAATTGCGGCACCACAGATTACGGCTTGGGCCTATTATTGTTTGATAAACAAATAAAGAAAATGATTGCCTCCTATGTGGGAGAAAACGCCAATTTTGAAGCTCAAATGTTGTCGGGTGAGCTTGAAGTTGAACTAACACCTCAAGGTACCTTAGCGGAAAAAATGAGAGCAGCAGGCGCTGGCATACCGGCGTTTTATACTGCTACAGGGTTTGGAACTGATGTGGCGATAGGTAAAGACGTCAAAGAGTTTAAGGGTAAAAGCTATATACTTGAGGAGTCGATAAAAGGTGACTTTTCAATAGTTAAAGCGTGGAAAGCAGATACGTTTGGTAACCTGGTTTTTCGTAAAACTGCCCGTAACTTTAACCCACTAGCAGCCACTGCAGGAAAAATAACCGTCGTTGAAGTTGAAATTATTGTTCAACCTGGAGAGTTACATCCAGATGAAATTCATACCCCAGGCATCTACGTTGATCGCCTTATTCAAGGCACGTTTGAAAAACGTATCGAGCAAGTGACCACCCGACCAGCAGCAATAAAAGTAGAGGTGTAA